One genomic region from Anopheles bellator chromosome 2, idAnoBellAS_SP24_06.2, whole genome shotgun sequence encodes:
- the LOC131211792 gene encoding uncharacterized protein LOC131211792 isoform X1 gives MSHLFPSAKGDQLCPLGFHPQVRWPTRCKRCFRDYKEHGNKRNGDDITASTPVLPGSTQSRNRDSGSSNTLDKPVRSWTSTQNLFSPSSNNGGSSNALQSFHQRPASWASTPDLDNILQNVKADFTVNLPLPRRRHTTTFDNLEESNTTTVTIKRPPLPPILKVDSIKKDAEKVELQKREDTVTDIVIEKSDSLAERVRKLNLIKRQGSVERDTSKERSIPPKYDKDEDSVVSAKMVLKPSMAETEATPIEKVERRRRRPIPDTPDSSVNTSATPAGTSKVSSLKQKLTAVSAAPSPAQPSTTSVATKDKTIASGDDGIGKTKTVIRRKRAEDSATLSSKSITKPNLTMSSPSITSIQPKNVKSLHIEPQVPASSSDEVKFLISIKDKKAKLDDDVHSTTTETTEATEATIVDHIDTTELQEEIESLKRELDTVKARAERAERDKSDILLRRLASIDTVSNKTAASEALKLQQKVNEQKQAIDDLQDEKKFLTSKLKEMSADLNARGSRSVEEQLRQKLDQAETLCEELMDENEEIKRELRNMETEIEEMHDNFREEQADEYASLKKELDQTTKNCRILSFKLKKSERRIEQLDAENVALGAGGDLTSKIKQLEDELKVSNEVARRLQAELEAAGPASSPSTPTKKTPTLGNIGKSTSADSKISRASLTRGGSQEDPAQLLRDLQDSLEREADLREQLKYAEEESENLRRKSSRVEDENDSLVMQLKKMASKAKTKSSIFSKARKLSPAPISRSSSETPVEKDEGISDEEDPAEMRLQLELNEQEMAVFRRKIEELEIENKQGREQIKDLQESLASKTKELGRKLPSLTGSKTSSGVKDPLQDKKITVMEDEISELRKKLIEKDREFERLQAEMALVKSKGGKLLSKSKSLDALTEQQAQDLKRQFQVVEHEATVLRAKTQSLEQDNEKYQSEIKALQLQVSRKPATTTAADTKKLNDTIEQLQKENQSLDTRLRRIVQETTNQLPARTPKNPTDMHTKLQMKKMVEECETEIDDLRALVAKTGAMNISALEKDKRTLADELSETKLQRELLEKEISVLKKETIENHAVKLNDAQRNVEKLEDENRKQNEKIKMLEDKISKINSSMRTTEASKSLLDIQLKAEKDKHATTEKDLEKLRKEKTKLESRIADIEKELQLSKKNADLIKESMEREIVTLKSKSSVGEEDSASSKILQELKKQNEDLTAEIHQQSKRFDELLQKHETMEEDHLVLRAQLASEREKTQEAQKLREKLIQSEAIETRLVKENTNLSRKLVEAQKKLATVETNAENRYASIELEKSRIKTSLEDKQHEFEKLNKEKEMNAYQVNQLKKDNEDLRGKLDDYERINKTQRTLSEHNAQLEQELKNLYVKLEASEVNVKSEVAATRLRYEQQVTNLHNELTAMQRQCERFKRDRDTFKQLVEAAQKQIGDMKANRRSLASVTSSSDDDDKTKIVALEQQIGCLEDELSEARLEASKVRTELVSELSASEIKISEMQSKINELEEEKIMGSGKSKVPGTKTRLELSWQKEREELQRLVQETSTLARDLRQTLFEVERERDKEKLESKRKVDQIKKTTEEEIDEGRRKVTELQSDLLELRDAHAKLRTANEKLRRDRDRYEKERENATRRRIEAEGDRRVATLLQTVDELVQLTPEVQKSVPKDSITTPTGKTVTANSPIPTPPMRHKSPSPGPGVSHPQQSITTVLARLAEASEDLRRYQRMCDEEKDRERARRGGGMRRAASQENDTIHDARPVTRVNRNGGSLYRKSLSLDQSMQAEQQGQLIWKEGDDSMSSLQSIDSDYGMMRRESSLDSRLSTGSTQSDMPRMRKKKRGIMGTLRSLSLTRNKGTESDYSHQGSDSDLSIAGDIRSSKTNLKGKLSGMFRRAGSSSRTNSAEAIDREIQRPVATQTLGNGPTGVPAPQRPVSASTPHLARVSVISRTVEGRKISLNYFLIDQAGKPPTPSTQSVQRKRLSANLPPTGPSSGGQ, from the exons ATGTCGCACCTTTTTCCAAGCGCGAAGGGGGATCAGCTTTGCCCACTCGGATTTCACCCACAAGTCCGCTGGCCTACACGCTGTAAACGATGCTTTCGGGATTACAAAGAGCACGGAAATAAACGAAACGGAGACGATATAACAGCCTCAACGCCGGTTCTGCCAGGCTCAACCCAGTCGCG GAATCGCGACAGTGGAAGTAGCAACACACTCGACAAACCAGTGCGAAGCTGGACGTCAACCCAGAACCTTTTCAGTCCTAGTAGTAATAATGGCGGTAGCTCCAATGCCTTGCAATCGTTCCACCAACGTCCAGCGTCGTGGGCCTCGACCCCGGACCTGGATAACATCCTACAGAACGTTAAGGCAGATTTTACGGTAAACTTACCACTGCCCAGGCGACGACACACAACCACATTCGATAAC TTAGAGGAATCCAACACAACGACGGTCACTATCAAAAGGCCACCATTGCCGCCGATTCTGAAGGTGGACAGTATCAAGAAGGATGCAGAAAAAGTGGAGCTACAGAAGCGTGAGGACACTGTAACGGACATTGTGATCGAGAAAAGTGACTCACTTGCGGAACGTGTTCGCAAGCTGAACCTCATCAAGCGGCAGGGAAGTGTAGAACGAGACACAAGCAAAGAGAGATCCATCCCACCTAAATATGACAA AGATGAAGATTCTGTGGTATCCGCAAAAATGGTACTTAAGCCATCGatggcggaaacggaagcaacaCCTATCGAAAAAGTAGAGCGAAGGCGGCGTAGACCCATTCCAGACACGCCGGATTCCAGTGTCAACACATCCGCCACACCCGCAGGTACCTCGAAGGTCTCCAGTCTCAAGCAAAAATTAACAGCAGTGTCGGCAGCACctagcccagcccagcccagcacaaCCAGCGTAGCCACAAAAGACAAAACTATCGCCTCCGGTGACGACGGAAttgggaaaacgaaaaccgttATCCGTCGAAAACGTGCTGAAGATTCCGCTACCTTATCGTCAAAGTCGATAACTAAACCAAACCTCACGATGTCAAGTCCATCCATCACTTCTATTCAACCAAAGAATGTTAAATCCCTACACATCGAGCCGCAGGTTCCTGCTTCTAGCAGTGACGAAGTAAAATTCCTAATATCAATCAAagacaaaaaagcgaaacttgATGACGATGTGCATTCGACTACAACCGAAACGACCGAAGCTACCGAGGCGACCATCGTGGATCATATCGATACTACAGAGCTGCAAGAAGAGATCGAAAGTCTGAAGCGAGAACTAGACACGGTTAAAGCCAGAGCCGAACGTGCTGAGCGCGACAAGAGTGATATTCTGTTGCGACGCTTGGCATCGATCGATACCGTTTCAAATAAGACGGCTGCTTCGGAAGCTCTCAAACTGCAGCAGAAGGTCAACGAGCAAAAACAGGCGATTGATGATCTGCAGGACGAGAAGAAGTTCCTCACATCGAAGCTGAAGGAAATGTCGGCAGATTTGAATGCTCGGGGCAGCCGAAGTGTTGAGGAGCAGCTAAGACAAAAGTTGGACCAAGCCGAAACTCTCTGCGAGGAGCTTATggacgaaaacgaagaaatcaAACGCGAGCTGCGCAACATggaaacagaaatcgaagagatgCACGACAACTTCCGTGAGGAGCAGGCAGATGAGTACGCTTCGTTGAAGAAGGAGCTCGACCAGACCACAAAGAACTGCCGGATACTTTCGTTCAAGTTGAAAAAGTCTGAACGGCGGATCGAACAACTTGATGCTGAAAACGTGGCCTTAGGAGCGGGTGGCGATTTGACATCCAAAATAAAGCAGCTGGAAGATGAATTGAAAGTGTCGAACGAAGTGGCACGTCGACTGCAAGCGGAACTAGAAGCGGCCGGACCAGCATCCAGCCCGTCCAcaccaacgaaaaaaacgcCAACCCTCGGAAATATTGGGAAATCGACATCGGCAGACAGCAAAATCTCGCGAGCATCGCTTACGCGTGGCGGATCGCAGGAAGATCCGGCTCAGCTGCTAAGAGATCTGCAAGACTCACTAGAGCGAGAAGCCGACCTACGGGAGCAACTCAAGTACGCCGAAGAGGAGTCAGAGAACCTGCGGCGTAAGTCTTCTCGTGTCGAAGACGAGAACGATTCTCTAGTTATGCAGCTCAAGAAAATGGCATCAAAGGCAAAAA CCAAGAGTAGCATTTTCTCTAAGGCCCGAAAGCTAAGCCCTGCCCCAATATCCAGATCAAGCTCGGAAACACCAGTGGAGAAAGATGAGGGAATCTCCGATGAGGAAGATCCCGCCGAGATGCGCCTCCAGTTAGAGTTGAATGAACAGGAAATGGCCGTATTTCGGCGTAAAATTGAAGAGCTCGAGATTGAGAACAAGCAAGGTCGCGAGCAAATCAAGGACCTTCAAGAAAGCTTGGCATCCAAAACGAAAGAACTGGGCCGAAAACTTCCATCGCTAACGGGCAGCAAGACATCGTCGGGCGTGAAGGATCCACTGCAGGACAAAAAAATCACCGTCATGGAGGATGAGATTAGTGAGTTACGCAAGAAGTTAATCGAAAAAGACCGAGAATTTGAGCGACTGCAAGCGGAAATGGCACTCGTAAAATCCAAAGGTGGCAAACTGTTATCAAAGTCAAA ATCTCTCGATGCGCTCACGGAACAGCAAGCACAGGATTTGAAACGGCAATTTCAGGTTGTCGAACATGAGGCCACTGTTTTGCGAGCTAAAACTCAAAGCCTTGAGCAAGATAACGAAAAGTATCAGTCGGAAATTAAGGCGCTGCAGCTTCAGGTTTCTCGCAAACCAGCCACCACAACAGCGGCagacacaaaaaaattaaatgatacCATTGAGCAGCtacaaaaggaaaaccaatcACTGGACACTCGGCTGCGCCGCATCGTGCAAGAAACGACAAATCAGCTTCCTGCGCGCACACCCAAAAACCCTACAGATATGCATACCAAACTGCAAATGAAG AAAATGGTCGAAGAATGCGAAACAGAAATCGACGACTTGCGAGCCTTAGTTGCCAAAACGGGAGCCATGAATATCTCTGCCTTAGAGAAAGACAAGCGAACACTTGCAGACGAATTGTCGGAGACAAAACTGCAACGAGAGCTattggaaaaagaaataa GCGTattgaaaaaggaaacgattgAAAATCACGCGGTCAAACTTAACGACGCTCAGcgaaatgtggaaaaattggaagatgaaaacagaaaacaaaatgaaaagatCAAAATGTTGGAAGATAAAATCAGCAAGATCAACAGCAGT ATGCGAACTACCGAAGCAAGCAAATCACTGTTAGATATACAACTGAAAGCCGAGAAGGATAAGCATGCGACAACTGAGAAAGATCTGGAGAAGCTCCGGAAAGAGAAGACGAAATTGGAGAGTCGAATTGCTGACATTGAAAAAGAGTTGCAGCTGTCTAAGAAAAATGCAGACCTCATTAAGGAAAGCATGGAAAGAGAAATTGTTACACTGAAGAGTAAATCCAGTGTCGGCGAAGAGGACAGTGCGTCGTCCAAAATTCTGCAGGAgctcaaaaaacaaaacgaag ATTTGACAGCTGAGATCCATCAGCAGAGTAAAAGATTTGATGAGCTACtacaaaaacacgaaacaatggaagAGGACCACCTGGTTTTGCGAGCGCAGCTGGCTTCCGAACGTGAGAAAACACAAGAAGCACAAAAGCTTAGAGAAAAACTAATTCAATCGGAAGCCATCGAAACTAGGCTGGTGAAAGAAAATACCAATTTGAGCCGCAAGCTCGTAGAAGCTCAGAAAAAGCTCGCAACGGTTGAGACGAATGCCGAAAACCGCTACGCTAGCATTGAACTGGAAAAAAGTAGGATCAAAACGTCGCTAGAAGATAAGCAacatgaatttgaaaaattgaataagGAGAAGGAAATGAACGCATACCAAGTAAATCAGCTGAAAAAAGAC AACGAGGACCTGCGCGGTAAGTTGGATGACTATGAACGTATTAACAAAACACAGCGGACGCTCAGCGAGCATAATGCTCAGTTGGAGCAGGAATTGAAGAATTTATATGTAAA ACTCGAAGCATCCGAGGTAAATGTAAAATCGGAAGTGGCGGCCACGCGATTGCGCTACGAGCAGCAAGTGACCAATCTTCACAATGAGCTCACAGCAATGCAAAGACAGTGTGAACGGTTCAAACGCGATCGTGATACTTTCAAGCAGCTTGTTGAGGCAGCCCAGAAACAAATTGGTGATATGAAGGCCAATCGTCGAAGTCTTGCTTCGGTCACGAGtagcagcgacgacgacgacaagacGAAGATAGTGGCTCTGGAGCAGCAAATCGGTTGCCTTGAAGATGAACTAAGCGAAGCACGCCTCGAAGCGAGCAAAGTCCGAACTGAGCTCGTGTCGGAATTGAGTGCATCGGAAATTAAGATATCGGAAATGCAGTCGAAGATCAACGAGCTggaggaggaaaaaataatGGGCAGCGGTAAATCCAAAGTGCCCGGCACCAAAACGAGACTGGAACTGTCCTGGCAAAAGGAACGAGAAGAGCTGCAAAGGCTTGTCCAGGAGACTTCAACTCTGGCCCGTGATCTACGTCAAACGCTGTTCGAAGTGGAACGAGAACGCGACAAAGAAAAACTCGAATCGAAGCGCAAAGTAGaccaaataaaaaagacaACCGAAGAAGAGATCGACGAAGGTAGAAGAAAAGTTACCGAACTTCAGAGCGATCTGCTGGAGTTGCGTGATGCACACGCAAAACTGCGTACAGCCAACGAAAAGCTACGCCGTGATAGGGATCGCTATGAAAAAGAGCGCGAGAATGCGACTCGTCGCCGAATAGAGGCGGAAGGTGACCGCCGAGTGGCAACACTTCTGCAAACCGTGGATGAGCTAGTACAGTTAACTCCAGAAGTGCAAAAGTCTGTGCCCAAAGATTCCATTACCACACCTACTGGAAAG ACCGTTACCGCTAATAGCCCCATTCCAACACCACCTATGCGCCATAAAAGTCCTTCACCAGGGCCCGGGGTTTCTCATCCACAACAGTCGATTACTACAGTATTAGCAAGACTGGCAGAAGCGTCGGAAGATCTGAGACGATATCAGAGAATGTGTGATGAGGAAAAAGACAGAGAACGGGCACGACGGGGAGGAGGAATGCGCCG TGCCGCCTCGCAAGAAAACGACACTATTCATGACGCCAGGCCAGTGACCAGAGTGAATAGAAATGGTGGCAGTCTTTATAGAAAGAGCCTCTCGTTGGACCAATCGATGCAAGCGGAACAACAAGGG CAGCTGATATGGAAAGAAGGCGACGATAGCATGTCATCGCTACAGTCGATTGATTCCGACTACGGAATGATGCGTCGGGAGTCCAGTCTCGATTCGCGCCTATCGACCGGTTCGACCCAGAGCGATATGCCACGTATGCGAAAGAAGAAACGTGGCATAATGGGTACGCTAAGGAGCTTAAGCCTAACTAGAAACAAAGGAACAGAAAGTGATTACTCG CATCAAGGATCGGACTCTGATCTAAGCATAGCAGGGGATATCCGATCCAGTAAAACTAACCTTAAAGGAAAACTGTCGGGAATGTTTCGCCGCGCAGGCTCGTCCTCACGCACGAATAGTGCCGAAGCGATAGATCGAGAAATTCAACGACCAGTCGCCACCCAAACTCTCGGCAATGGGCCTACCGGTGTGCCAGCGCCGCAGCGACCAGTTTCTGCCAGCACGCCGCATTTAGCTAGGGTAAGTGTGATAAGTCGTACAGTAGAAGGTAGAAAAATATcgcttaattattttttaatcgaCCAGGCCGGAAAACCACCCACACCTTCGACACAATCGGTACAGCGGAAACGGTTAAGCGCCAACCTACCACCAACTGGGCCGTCCTCTGGCGGCCAGTAA